A genome region from Scleropages formosus chromosome 6, fSclFor1.1, whole genome shotgun sequence includes the following:
- the atp6v1g1 gene encoding V-type proton ATPase subunit G 1, with translation MASQSQGIQQLLQAEKRAAEKVAEARKRKNRRLKQAKEEAQAEIEQYRLQREKEFKTKEAAALGSHGNSAVEVDKDTHDKMSRIQKSYQQNREAVLGNLLQMVCDIKPEIHANYRVAG, from the exons ATGGCGAGTCAGTCCCAGGGaatccagcagctgctgcaagCCGAAAAGCGAGCGGCCGAGAAGGTGGCGGAGGCCCGTAAAC GTAAGAACCGGCGTTTGAAACAGGCCAAGGAAGAGGCACAGGCTGAGATCGAGCAGTATCGTttgcagagggagaaggagtTCAAGACAAAAGAGGCTGCG GCCCTCGGTTCCCATGGTAACTCAGCAGTGGAAGTGGACAAGGACACCCATGACAAGATGAGCCGCATCCAGAAGAGCTACCAGCAGAACCGTGAGGCGGTGCTGGGAAATCTGTTGCAGATGGTGTGTGACATCAAGCCAGAGATCCACGCCAACTACCGCGTGGCTGGATAA